In a single window of the Deinococcus aetherius genome:
- a CDS encoding antibiotic biosynthesis monooxygenase — protein MAEPPPAPDAAHPPARDGVTLVVTEFVRSSRVREYEAWAADLHERLARQPGFVGVHVLRGQGGNLAEYVTLVRFASPEALGVWRASPEYASALRRLPEFTAGEVDYRESVGLEAWFDRPARPAAAPPFWKNVLLGFVGVYPLILLFTLLCRPLVQGWPWWAAILPSALLATVFLNWPVLPLLSRLLRGWLYPDQR, from the coding sequence CGAGCCTCCACCCGCCCCCGACGCCGCCCACCCGCCCGCCCGCGACGGTGTGACGCTGGTCGTGACGGAGTTCGTGCGTTCCTCACGGGTGCGGGAGTACGAGGCCTGGGCGGCCGACCTCCACGAGCGGCTCGCGCGGCAGCCGGGGTTCGTGGGCGTTCACGTGCTGCGGGGGCAGGGCGGGAATCTGGCCGAGTACGTGACGCTGGTGCGCTTCGCCTCGCCGGAGGCCCTGGGCGTCTGGCGGGCGTCGCCCGAGTACGCGTCGGCGCTCCGCAGGCTGCCCGAGTTCACTGCGGGCGAGGTCGATTACCGCGAGTCGGTGGGGCTGGAGGCGTGGTTCGACCGCCCGGCCCGGCCCGCCGCCGCGCCGCCCTTCTGGAAGAACGTGCTGCTGGGCTTCGTGGGCGTGTATCCCCTCATCCTGCTGTTCACCCTGCTGTGTCGCCCGCTCGTGCAGGGCTGGCCGTGGTGGGCCGCCATCCTGCCCTCGGCGCTGCTGGCGACCGTCTTTCTGAACTGGCCGGTGTTGCCGTTGCTGTCGCGTCTGCTGCGCGGGTGGCTGTACCCCGACCAACGCTAG
- a CDS encoding MBL fold metallo-hydrolase, with translation MRHTRQGSHLHQLTRFGLVNAYLVEETDGLTLVDTGVAGSAPAFLKAAQTLGQPIRRIVLTHAHVDHTGSLDALHAALPDVPVLLSARDARLLRGERQLDPGEPQVPLRGGLQPSAVPVEPLRDGDEVGSLRVVAAPGHTPGQIALLDTRDGTLIAGDSYHTVGGVTVVSERRWFFPFPAFATWHAPTAVTSARRLADLTPTRLAPGHGRVVENPLSAMRGALARAGA, from the coding sequence ATGCGACACACCCGACAAGGCTCGCACCTGCACCAGCTCACCCGCTTCGGCCTCGTCAACGCGTACCTGGTAGAGGAGACGGACGGGCTGACCCTGGTGGACACGGGAGTCGCCGGAAGTGCGCCCGCTTTCCTGAAGGCCGCGCAGACCCTCGGACAGCCCATCCGACGCATCGTCCTGACGCACGCCCACGTGGACCACACCGGGAGCCTGGACGCGCTGCACGCGGCGTTGCCTGACGTGCCCGTCCTCCTCTCTGCCCGGGACGCCCGGCTGCTGCGGGGCGAACGGCAGCTCGACCCGGGGGAGCCTCAGGTTCCCCTGCGTGGCGGCCTCCAACCCAGCGCCGTTCCGGTGGAGCCGCTGCGGGACGGTGATGAGGTCGGGAGCCTGCGGGTGGTCGCCGCGCCCGGCCACACCCCCGGCCAGATCGCCCTCCTCGACACGCGCGACGGCACCCTGATCGCGGGGGACTCCTACCACACCGTCGGGGGCGTGACGGTCGTCAGCGAGCGCCGCTGGTTCTTCCCCTTCCCGGCCTTCGCCACCTGGCACGCGCCGACGGCCGTCACGAGCGCCCGCCGCCTCGCCGACCTGACTCCGACGCGCCTCGCTCCCGGTCACGGGCGGGTGGTCGAAAATCCCCTCTCCGCCATGCGGGGCGCCCTGGCCCGGGCGGGAGCGTGA